TCTGAGGCACACACTCACCTGCAGATTTGATAACAATGCAATGAAGTGGGTAAAATAGATACGCAACGTTCTAAAAGATTTAATTCGTGATAGGTCAATAACCCGTCCTCCACTTGCAACGCCATTATCATGTAGGCTATCGGTGTCTGCTCCTCGGTTTCATCTAAGAAAGGTCAGATGGGTACATTGTAAGTTATAATTATCAATACTCACTCCAAAAACCACTTAGACACCCAAactgtaaacaaaataattcaACTCCTTGTTTATCTCACATGAACGGAAATTATCAATGAAAGTTACACGTGAACAACATACGAGGATAAATTTAGCTTCCACTGACATATTTCTTAGTAGGATAGAACAACATTTTCAAAGACTTTGGCATCGCATCCCATTCAATCAGtttctaatggaagttattaagagctttcaaggatgttttcacgaTACTTATATTTTACCATGGATAATGCCTCAACAACGGGAAAAACACATCCATGGAAGCCAGTGGGAATCATCTCTGTAGGCCTTGAAAGAGAATAGTTTAAAAGTTTCAAATCAAGGACCAAAAATGAGGCTGAAATACAAGTAGAATTAAAACCCCTCGCTCCTTTTTGCTTAAGATTGATTTGATAGCCTAGGAAGCAAGCAAgacaaatacatgaacaaacAAAATTCTTCAGTTCGGTTCAGTCCTTCTCCCTGACCACACCGACCATGAAGCGAAATGTATAACACACGCCTGAACACTCTGCCGTACCTGAAGTAACACAACGTTTCATATTGTTTCTGTGGTTCAGTCTTTAttgaataaatatacaaaagtgaaatagaaaactttcttctttaataaaAATGTCGGAAATGCTTCAGACCTTAACCTATGTCAACTTGGATAATTATTCTAATATAAGACACTGTGGATTTTGTGCAGCAACAAGGAACATTATTGGAGAATACTTCCCACTTGCAAGCTAACACCATTTCGCCAGACAAATAAAGCTTAGATCTGTAAAACTGTGAATATCAGTCATACTGCTGTGCTGCACTTGTGGCCAAACCATTCAAACCACACATATTTGAGGCAGACGAAGCAGAGAGCGTTTGGCGGAGCGATCGCTTCGAAACACATCACGCCCGTCAGCTTGTCACCGTGAAGTACTCATGTAATACTCTCACTCTACTCATGTACAGGTTATACATCTAATTGGTCAATGAATATTATTGGTTATCTGCAGTTAAGAGTATTAGGAAGCATGTGATTATCGTAAAAAAGGCTAACAATATAAATTGCTGGTTTTGGTTTACTCCAATCAAACCAGTGCGCTGATCCTGGCGGGCTCCAAGTGTAATTTGcgatgtcagtgtgtgtgtgtgtgtgtgtgtgtgtgtgttcctgaaaGACTGAATGAAGCTCTAATACTTACAGTAACAATATCACCGTCGAGGCTGCGGTAAGGCCAAGGATTCTCGAAAACAAAGCTTCGTTCCGTGGGAGAAATGAACCCGCAGCTACGCGCCCTGCCTTGATAATTTGATAGCGGCCAAAGGAGGCAAACAGAGGCACACAAGACCCTGCTTCCTGTATCCACTAGCTCAGCACTCACTAATCCTCAGCACAGCACTCCCTACATCTAGTCAATTGTCTTCAAACTGCTGTGAACACTAGAACACTTGCAGACCGCCAGCGCCAGCCacacacttccactcacactggAACTCGTCAACAAAACTAACGTGCCAATATGCAGTCAGTATTTCTCTAGTCTTTGGATATGCTTAACACTCATTGCTCAGTCCTCATGAATCTCTATACAGGAAAATATCTTTGGTATTTATGTGATATTACATGATAATTTCTTTGGCTAAATCTATAAACAAGTTAGTTATGTAGTGTTACCCTGTTTCCTCCTTTTAGATGTAATTTCTCGATGCCATACATCCTCTTCGAAAAACGTGCTTCCTCTCTAGAGCCGAGCAAAGTACATGATTCAAAAACTGTTGAATGGAAAAGGCTGTAGAGAACCACGCACGAGTATGTTACTGTCATATGCTCACTACTGTTACTTCCCATTGTTGACAATTTCGCAATTCCAGCACACTGTCATAGAGACTCAAATGTAATGACCACAAAACACGGGTCTGTCATAAGGAATAGAAGATGTACATACGTAAATAGTTGTAGATGACTAAATCTATGCATCATTTACACTAATAATCTCATTTGAGTATATTTCCATATAAGATTTTAATTTATGTGACGATTGTTATTTTAAAGAATTGTCTCTAACTATAATGAAAGTCAGTAATTGCCACAACAACCCAGAAAAAAGTAACTATATAAAATCGCCAAGTTCACGCCCTTTGCTCGCCTCAAGATGGATAACAAGACTAAAATAATGTCTGGTTTTCTTCTCCATACATTCCTAAACTACTAACGCTCATTATGCTTTACACCACATGCATACTACGCACACAATATTCAACCaattagtgtgtttttttttttttcagatgttcATTATCGATTTTATTCATTTCCCCCTCCTAGTTTTTGGTGTCGTTATCTTCGTGGTTGTGTTCTTgcattcacttctttcttctctgttctcgTAATTCTGAAGATTCCTAGTACtcggtgtcctcctcctcctggttggAGTCGAGAGCCACCTCCTCGTAGTCGTGTTCAAGTGCTGCAAGGTCCTCTCGAGCCTCGGCGAACTCACCCTCCTCCATGCCCTCCCCGACGTACCTGCGAGGGGGAAGACTCTTTAGCACAAACCTCATAGCTTactgtactgagagagagagagagagagagagagagagagagagagagagagagagagagagagagaggtagtttaTCTTTCTACCTATGTATACTGAGCGACTTCTTTATCTTTGACACatttgtgttagagagagagagagagagagagagagagagagagagagagagagagagagagagagagagagagagagagagagagagagagagagagagagactaaccagTGGACGAAGGCTCTCTTGGAGTACATAAGGTCGAACTTATGGTTGAGCCTCGCCCAGGCCTCCACGATGGCAGTGGTGTTGGAGATCATACAGACGGCCCGCTGAGTGGGCGCCATGTCTCCATTCGGGATCACTGTCGGGGCCTGGTAGTTAATGCCGACCTGTTGGGAGCCAAGAAATGTTCTGAATGCATATAAGGCGCTAGGAGAAGGGTTAGAATTCTTGTAAGGCGTTAGATAAAGGTTCTAAATAACTGCAGAACGAGATGAAGGCTTTGAACATTTGTAAAACGTTAAATAAACGTTTGGAATACTTGTAAGAAGTTTGATAAGGGATTTGAATAGTTGTATAAGTAGATAAaagattttttaatgtttgcAAAACATCAGGTAAAGGCCTGGAATGCTTCTGGGAGACTAAGAGAAGGATCTGAATGCTTTTGGGACACTAAGAGAAGGCTCTGAATGAATTTGACCTTCCTCTTGGATTTCCTACTTGTCTCTTCTTGGGAACGGCATTATGAAAggactttattatttatttatctattctttttacctTGGCCGCCCTCCCAAATACATAAAAGAGAAGTGCACACCTTGAAGCCAGTCGGGCACCAGTCGACGAACTGAATGGAGCGCTTGGTCTTGATGGCCGCGATGGCTGAGTTCACGTCCTTGGGCACCACGTCGCCGCGGTACAACAGACAGCACGCCATGTActtccctgcacacacacaaggatggTTACTCACGGACATATGGTTCTCTGTACATGTCTTCAGTCCATAAGGTCTTAGAGTTATGGTTGTGAATATAATTGCATGCTTACAGTTCGGTGATGCTTCCTTAAAGACATTTCTTCATTATAGTCCCGTAGTTATACAGTTAAGCAAATCTATCTAATACACTAAATCTTATAATAATTGttctgatgaaagaaaataataataattcgagATATATAACTTATGCAAAAGTCTACTCTTCCTTTTACTGGTTTTCTTTGGAAGGAGCAACACATTTGAAGCATAACCTTACTATTCTCTCATAAACCCTGACCAGTTGAGTACATAGGAAAGTGACTGGGCAAGGATGCAGATGTGACTgaggtccatattctgaaacacttccacgcagcaccttcactactttcaaaatgctTTAGTTAAGGTtgcacggatttttaagggttcTTTTTACGGTtcgagtgacagattaacaagatttctgcattattaacaggagaaacactcttgagaacccggctaattattccaatggcctttgaaaatagtcgtgatgggagagcaaagtgtttcagaaactGGGCCTCAGAATGGTGACTTACCTCGCCGCGGGTCACACTTCACCATCTGGTTGTTGGGTTCGAAGCAGGCATTGGTGATCTCTGCCACTGACAGCTGCTCGTGGTAAGCCTGAAATACCGTTTTGCTTTAGCGAATGTGACTGcatgaaaacagaggaagatgcaagagacagaaacaactggaggagacgcgTACAATGCGCCAATCCCTGATTCTTGGGAAACGAGAAGGATTGTGCATGAAAAATGGGTAGTGTTAATGAGGAAGCATTTATTCATATCGTCTAAAAGTTTGTCCCATAGTGAAGAGCGTCTCTGAactaggaagaaaatgagaacataggaaaataagggaagatgttAGTAGCCATCAGatctacacgtagcagtccctgtatagaACATATTAATCTTTATCCATCTATTATCTAAACCTCTGGATCTAACATAAGAGTAATGACTGGATAAAGAGCTACGTTTTCCATTGTGAAATACAGAGAAATTGAGTTATTATCAGTAAGTAGTGTCAATTTTTTCCCAGATTATTGTAGTtaatttttcttgtctcttttaaCTCGATGACCAGCGTTAGTACAGACCTTCTCCACGCTGAGGACGGGGGCGTAAGTGACCAGGGGGAAGTGTATCCTGGGGTAGGGCACCAAGTTGGTCTGGAACTCCGTCAGATCCACATTGAGTGCTCCATCAAACCTGGACACAGAAAGGAGAGTGAGTGTGACTGTCATCTTCCTCCAAGTGTTTCTTCAGACATTGGTTCATACTTTCAAACGTCTCATGGCTCTATTACCACTACTTTCAGAGGAGAGTGAGTATGACTGTCATCCTTCTAAGTGTTTCTTCAGGCATTGGTTCATACTCTCAAATGATCCAGCGTCATATCACCTCTACCTTTAACCTGTGCTATAGTGGAGGTTACTGTGGGTTTCCAAtggtgtttttgtgattctagtgatagtttaagaaagATTATGCTTCCTCAATTGGAAAAATACCTATGAGAACTCAattaatcatccctgtggcatcTGAAAACAATCCTAATGAGGGAATAAAGTGTTTAGGAGTTTAAGAATACAAACCATAGAAAGTTATAGTTAAGTTTTAGAAGATTTTTCGTAATTCTAGCACCACACGAATCTTCCCTCGCAGCCCAACACACACTGCCCCCCACTAAGGCAACTCAACCCAACCAACCTGAGGGAGGCGGTGATGGAGGACACGATCTGGCCAATCATGCGGTTCAGGTTCTCGTAGGAGGGTCTCTCGATACCAAGATTCCTGCGGCAGATGTCGTAGATAGCTTCGTTGTCCACCATGAAGGCGCAGTCGGAGTGTTCGAGCGTGGTGTGAGTGGTGAGGATGGAGTTATAGGGCTCCACCACAGCAGTACAGATCTGGGGAGGGTAAAGGCAGGTAACTGGGATGTCTGGTTTAACTCTCATTGCTACTCGAAACACAGTTCTTAAATCATAaaccattctgaaacacttcttcttgttctaaagTTCCCGGAAGCGTAGATCTGAAGAGGGCAAAGGTAGGTAAATGAGAGGTCTGGTTTAACCGTTTCACTGCTACTAAACACACAGTCCCTCAATTATAAaccattctgaaacatttcttctCGTTCTGCGTCTCTCGGCAGTGCTGGTCTGGGGAAGGCAACGTCAGATAACAGGGAGGTCCAATTTAACTCTTTCGCTGGTATTTGATACACTTTTCCTTAATCATGAATCATAATGAAGCGTTTCTTTTTGCCCtacagaagaaataataataaagtatacTAATAACTAAAAGTCGTGTTTCCTGCCGTGAGATTAAGTAATAACTGAAGAGAACTAAACTATTATTCACCTAAGTGTACACAGACAAAATGTACTGAACTTCTAGACAACCCGGTGATAAGAAGGAGCTAAAGAAAACTAAGCTATCATTCACCTCAGTGCACACGAACAAATTAGATGAACTTGTAGACAAAACCTGTGATAAGAAGGAACTAAAGAAAACTAACCTATCATTCACCTCAGttcacacaaacaaaatatactGAACCTCTATACAACCCCGGCAAACGAGTAGTACCTGTGGGGCGGGGTACACCGTGAACTGCAGCTTGCTCTTCTTGCCGTAGTCCACAGAGAGGCGCTCCATCAGCAGGGAGGTGAAGCCTGAACCAGTGCCGCCGCCGAAGGAGTGGAAGACGAGGAAGCcctgcggggaaaaaaaaaaataatagttggAACACTCTTCTACTCAATTTCTTAGGGAGGAGCAATTCATTCTGTACAGCTACATCTTCTGCTCAAGTTTGATTAAATGTTAGGATTTAAGTGTAGAGTATAATTTTGAAAGGCAATACTGACAGAGTGATGGAGTAGTACAAACATTGCTAATTTAAGTGTCTGTAGTTTGATTAATTTGCTCCTTAAAATCGTCTAGGGTTACTCAAATGATGTAGCAAGTGTCATACTATCATTAGCAACAAATGGAATGTTCTACTCGACTTAATTCTTATAGGGAGGAGCAGTTAATTCTTTTACAGCTATGGCCTCTGCTCAAGCTTGATGTGATGTTAGCGTGCAAGTGTAGCGTGTTTTTTTAAAGACAATACTGGTAGCAGGAGTGATGTAGTAGTCCAAATATTTTCTATTCAAGTGTTTGTAGTTTCCCTTTACCTGAACACCAGAGCACTTTTATATTAACAACCCATAAGAGCTTGACGAACCATCTCTGTAACCTTTGGAAAATAGTCCTAATGAAAGAGTAAGGTGAATGCGAGCCTTTACCTGAAGACCGAAGCACTTCTATATTACCAACAGGAAGAACACCAataagaacctggctaatcatctctgtggccttttgaaAAGTAGTCCTTATGAAAGAGTAAGGTGTTTAAGAATGGGAGCCTTTACCTGAAGACCGGAACAGGCGTCAGCCATCTTGCGCATCTTGTCCAGCACGAGGTCCACTTGTTCCTTGCCAATGGTGTAGTGGCCGCGAGCGTAGTTGTTGGCAGCGTCCTCCTTGCCGTTGATCAGCTGCTCGGGGTGGAACAGCTGGCGGTAAGGCCCAGAGCGGACAACATCTGAGGAGTGGAAGAGTTTAGGATCATGGACTGTAATGTACCCTTAATATAATAGgccctagtggaagttatttgcgGTTTTCaagtgattccagtgatagtttagcaaggaCTTTACATCAACAGAAAAAACCGCCGTGAGTTCccgattaatcatctctgtgatctctgaaaagcatttaagaatacaagcttgtactggaagttatttggtgttttcaagggtgttttcatgattccggtGATAGTTTAAAAAGGATTCTGCATtaacaacaggaaaaaataaataaaaccatgaGGACGCGACTAATCATCTCTAGAAGTTCAGGAAAGGAATACACCCAACCTCATTCAACTTAGAAGTTCCAGAAAACTCATCCAAAACTAATTCATCTTAACCCTCTCTGACTAAACGCACAGAACCTCCAGGGTGTCTATCAAACCTAACTCAAGTCACACAAACAACTATACTAGTGTACTTATTTATCAGATATTGATATGCATATTCCGTAGAGTTTAATGAAATACACCATTATCCTGCTTTTGTCTATTGGCTAGGTTTTTCCTCGctactttttattctcttttctatggtcccccttcctcttaccgcctcttcttcatctcactTCCGTCGATCTTCCTTTGCATGCCTCACTATACCTCTTACTTCCaaggttcttttcttttttttttcatctattttcaactattcctcttctctttgtacttccttttccACCCCCATAGTagccttcctcattcctttcgaTCTCTCCCCTCcaacctatttttttcctcttattatttctccatttcaACCTATCATCTTCCACCCATCCGTTTTCCttcaatatttcttcctttcgaCCTTTCACCTCCTGTCTATCCCATCCTACTTTCTTTCGACCTACCAGCTTGCATCTATATCCCTTCCCTCActatttctcccttcattcctctccgcTCGTCACCATCAAGCTAcccacttccttccttgcctctccgCCACCCTAAACCTTGCGCCGTCACTCACCGACTACCGTGGGCTCCAGGTCAACGTAGATCGCTCTGGGCACGTACTTCCCTCGCCCAGTCTCTTGGAAGAAGGTGGTGTACATGTTCTCCTCAGTAGGGGCGTCCTCAGCTGTGGGGAGAAGAGCGAAGGTGAAATGGAGATGTATGTAGATTATTTCGAAATGTTATAaagtttgttgtttcttttgaGTAATCCGAGTTTAGTTTAGTGAGCAAAATTAAAACCACAAGCTTAAGACTCTAGAGATATTTACTTTAACACTGCTTTTGATGTTATTGGTGTTTAATGAGGTTGTCTCAGGGTAAAAGAAGCGACAAATGGTTGGATTACATggattttattgtgtgtgtgtgtgtgtgtgtgtgtgtgtgtgtgtgtgtgtgtgttttagggtttgtttatttgctttttgATTATTTCGTTacttctgttgttgctgctactacactgctgctgctgctgctactactactactactactactactactactactacaactactactactactattactactaccaataataataataataataataataatgataataataataataataataataccaatcaTTACCTGAATAAATGAGTCAACAAAGCTACTTCTGCTCACCTAAGTGTCCGTCAGGCTGGATGCCGTGCTCCAGGCAGTACAGCTCCCAGCAGGCATTGCCCATCTGGATTCCGGCCTGCCCGATGTGCACGCTGATGCATTCCCTCTGTgaacaaaaggagaggaaggttaGAACTGCACAGCTAGTATTCATTAGTATTGCACCGCTACATGAAACTGTTTCTCAGACAGATGAATGGGATAGACTCAATTGGTgccgagtcattaaggagctttaagtGACTAAAATGTGAACAAAAGAAGGTAAGTATTCAACCTTTAGCATTGAACCGCTACTTGAAAtaagaatagactcagtaatcaggttgttggagCTGAGCCATTAGATAGTTTTAAAGGACTAAAGTGTGGAAAAAAGGAGTACCGTAGGATTAGTATTCAACcgctacactttttttttcacgtaaagACACTGGCATAGACTACAGAAATTTAGAAAACTGaagttcttgtgttcttattgctTAATCACGCCGTTCTTTACTCGTATACAcaaggacatgagagagagagagagagactagacagGCATGAGTCAGGACAGGATATGAGTAAAGCCATGAATAAATTACAAAATTCTATGGAAACAACCAAGGCGGAGAAGTTTTGAGGAGAAAattgggagggagaaagaaaataggaaaacaagtGAATGTGGGAATAGGGGGAATgggggaatggggaagggaagaggtgatggAAAGTGCAACCAAATGGAGGACGAGTGAAACTAGAATGACATTTCACAATGTAATCTGAACTTGCTTTCAGACTCTCTTCAGActcagaaagagaggaaagaggaggagaaggaaaggaagaagagaggagagagaaggagaaggaaaagaataacgaggagagacgagaaagaaaggagaaagagaaaagagagaggaggagaagaaaaggagaaagagaggagagaggaggagaaggaaaggaagaagagaggagagagaaggagaaggaaaagaataacgaggagagacgagaaagaaaggagaaagagaaaagagagaggaggagaagaaaaggagaaagaaaggagagaggaggagaagaaaaaggaaaagataagagagaggagaaagaaaggaaaagagaggaggagagaaggaagagaggggagtgggagaaagaaaagaggagagaggagaaagagaaagaaagttaaaacaaaggaagagaattatTAGACTGTCACCTTCAAtggctctttttttcatttacttttacttctcttactcttcttacataaaaaaaaaaaagtgggtgtagtgagtgagtgggaaagTGAGTGCGTGTAGcgagtgagtgcgtgcgtgaatGTCTGTCTGTGAGGCTGCCtgcttgccaccaccacctctcctccccctccctccctcaaggtGAGTCACGGGTACTCATCAAAAATTCACATGCGTCTGCAAGAGTTTCCCGCCGTGACGCTGATCAATGGCGCTTGTCACTCCGCCACTCAGGTGCGCCAGACCTCACCTGCTCGATCAATTGTTATGTAGGGCAGGCTCTTGTACGTGCACGCCTCAGTCTGCAATTCTAGACGAGTACTTGGGGCTTTTGAGaatgattatgatgacaatGACGCTCTCACCAATTACAAACTCAGCTTGTTCTTGGCGGGCACATCTGGCTCACACTTTCCTATCGCTACATCTCACCTCCGCCTCTCATCGCACAATAGTAGGTATTAATAGGTGCACGAGTAAAAGATACCAGTGCCTAACACTTATTGAAATGTTGCTTTTAAAAGGCTTGGTATTGCGAATCAAAAGAAACTTGCCTCTAAGAAGTAAAGGCGCCGTGGAAATATAATCCTATCCATtccaaaaaagaataaaacattacagcaatgaaaaaaaaagttaaatattcaCAGAAATGAGGGACACAAAGCACTGTTTCCGTACTTTATAACCAGTAAGTATATCATGAGTCGACAAAGAGAGTGACTCACGAGAGAAAACACTACGTTTTTTTCTCAACTGACCATCAGGCGTGCAAGTGCAGTggccctcccctctttcccatcACCGCCCCAACTCCTCACTgtgtcccctcctccccccgtaACGATAAACCACAATGACGTAAAGGTCAGTTTCCCCTCAAGGCGCCACTCGTAAGGTCGCCAGCCTCCTCCTCGGCCTTTGTGGTTGAGTTACCGAGAAGCAGTGGCTGGGGCTGGCctgccacacagccacacagccacCGGTGGCCACTAAGTGCCAAAGACGTGTGGTCACCTCCAGACATCTCTCAGACACGCAGCCACTCTTGCAGTTATAGTCATTTAGGAAGCATTATCTTAATAgacacacactcatcacacacTCTTTCCACCAAATACATAATGTGTTCATAATTGTGAGCCTAATATTTTCATGAGAAAATTATCTTTCATGTACGACTGAGAAAACTAACCTTCTATAAGCCTGAGGGATGAAAAGGTAataaatactgtgtgtgtgttagagttcTTTTTACCTGAGGATTAACTCTTTTCTATGGTGTCAGAATAGTTTACcagttttcagtctttttttcatgcatttcttataccagcACGTACATTCCTCTCGTGCGACACGAGAATGGCGTGCGCTACAGTACTGTATATCCATTAAAATACCCATAAAATATCAAGTTTATAGCATTGTTCCATTCAAAGTCCTTTCACTTTATTGTTGCAAGGCAGATGGGTGTGGCGCGGCGGCAGGTGGCGTCTGTAAAGTGTCTGCGGCACGCTATGGGCGGCGACACGTGCAGCGCCACCCTCGTTATGGATGAGAGGGGAGGCAGGAACACGGGCAGAGGGGAGGTGGGAGACAGGGACACGGGCAAGGGAGAGGGGCGGGAGAGACAGGgacaagggggaggagaaggagggaggtaggaaaggGGGCAAGGGAGGGATGCAGTGACACAAGCAAGGGAAGGGGGTGGGTAGGGACACGGGCTGGGACGAAGCCGGGGCACGGGAACACAAGTTGAGTAAGACAGCTAGTGATTCACGGGGCTCGGTCATTTACTCACAAAGACAGTTTCACAGAGAGGAAGTTCCGCTGACCAGACTCATCGTTTTTACAGCACAgtgcctcccctcccatcctgtCCCCATCTGCCCTAAGCTAGTatccagaaacgctttgctctctcaccatgactattttcaaaggctacagagatgatcagccaggtTCTCAGGAGtgcttctcttgttaataatgtcgaaatcttgttaatctgtcactagaaccgtaaaaacacccttaaaaatccgtgtcgcctcaactagagccttttcaaagtagtggcgatgcggcgc
The Scylla paramamosain isolate STU-SP2022 chromosome 3, ASM3559412v1, whole genome shotgun sequence genome window above contains:
- the LOC135092150 gene encoding tubulin alpha-4 chain-like, which translates into the protein MRECISVHIGQAGIQMGNACWELYCLEHGIQPDGHLAEDAPTEENMYTTFFQETGRGKYVPRAIYVDLEPTVVDVVRSGPYRQLFHPEQLINGKEDAANNYARGHYTIGKEQVDLVLDKMRKMADACSGLQGFLVFHSFGGGTGSGFTSLLMERLSVDYGKKSKLQFTVYPAPQICTAVVEPYNSILTTHTTLEHSDCAFMVDNEAIYDICRRNLGIERPSYENLNRMIGQIVSSITASLRFDGALNVDLTEFQTNLVPYPRIHFPLVTYAPVLSVEKAYHEQLSVAEITNACFEPNNQMVKCDPRRGKYMACCLLYRGDVVPKDVNSAIAAIKTKRSIQFVDWCPTGFKVGINYQAPTVIPNGDMAPTQRAVCMISNTTAIVEAWARLNHKFDLMYSKRAFVHWYVGEGMEEGEFAEAREDLAALEHDYEEVALDSNQEEEDTEY